From the Roseibium salinum genome, one window contains:
- the tssM gene encoding type VI secretion system membrane subunit TssM, whose protein sequence is MKFWLGITAIAIGILALIALIWFGGPFLAIAGVRPFEPLWVRLLLALFFLLTIGGWQVYRIYKRVAANRALEREIMQPKASDEDLQIMSERMKDALKTLKSASGNTRTYLYDLPWYLMIGPPGAGKTTALMHSGLKFANSRGKGEAQKIEGLGGTRYCDWWFAENAVLIDTAGRYTTHDSDAEQDREAWLGFLKILRKARPRQPVNGVMVSISLEDLMTLSDADLKLHTDAIRARLIELYKTLKIDFPVYVIFTKADTVAGFMEFFGSYPESRRNLVWGATFQTREKTKNMVAEAPAEFDLLVERLNEEMADRLQEEPDPRARLMLYGFPTQVAALRSRITGFLNAVFEPSRYYPNAVLRGFYFTSGTQTGTAIDRVIGSMSQAFGTAYQAAALSGQGKSYFLRDLLNKVIIGEAGWVTHNRQVVRMATAARMGAYAAIALVAIGLGSLWTISYLNNRALIDETAKAVAAVSAEGEGVLDQRIVRDDSLRDAAYILSLLRGLPAGYDSRNNPTPLTEQFGLSQRERLEAAGVTSYRSGLERLLRPRLLLRIEEQMTDVLDNRTGPGGQDIDTLYNLAKLYRMVAGDAPEIDKDQIKNSFRADFLQSFPGPQGEILRNELNNHIEAMLDLDFGGNVLTSQLDGVLVAEVQRELARVSVAERGYALLKSRSKGLASENWIAEQRGGPDMETVFETVNGDTLDTVTVDKFFTYSGFHLSVLPNLAGIREELERDKWVFGEIAEADAITDQYQSLPSEILELYTRDFIEAWEEALSNLKFRSMRDDKPLYTTLQAVSAPTSPVVQLLESIRRETLLTQDLTSDQLSDSVSSGNAQDAGSDAAQKVFQRYVLDLVGRPETYRSGGRSQGAGAGRSFGSARKR, encoded by the coding sequence ATGAAATTCTGGCTCGGAATAACGGCAATCGCGATAGGCATTCTTGCCCTGATCGCTCTGATCTGGTTTGGCGGCCCCTTCCTGGCGATTGCCGGCGTGCGTCCGTTCGAGCCGCTCTGGGTGCGATTGCTCCTGGCGTTGTTTTTCCTCCTGACCATCGGTGGCTGGCAGGTCTACCGCATATACAAGCGCGTCGCTGCAAACCGTGCGCTCGAGCGGGAAATCATGCAGCCGAAGGCCAGCGATGAGGATCTTCAGATCATGTCGGAGCGCATGAAAGACGCGCTCAAGACACTGAAGTCCGCCAGCGGCAACACGCGCACCTATCTTTACGATCTTCCCTGGTATCTGATGATCGGCCCGCCGGGTGCGGGCAAGACCACGGCTCTGATGCACTCGGGCCTGAAATTCGCCAATTCCCGCGGCAAGGGCGAAGCGCAGAAGATTGAAGGCCTCGGCGGTACGCGCTACTGCGACTGGTGGTTTGCGGAAAATGCCGTCCTGATCGATACGGCCGGACGCTACACGACGCATGATTCAGATGCCGAACAGGACCGGGAAGCCTGGCTGGGTTTCCTGAAGATCCTGCGCAAGGCCCGGCCGCGCCAGCCGGTCAACGGGGTGATGGTGTCGATCAGCCTGGAAGACCTGATGACGCTGTCGGACGCGGACCTGAAACTGCACACCGACGCGATCAGGGCCCGCCTGATCGAACTCTACAAAACCCTGAAGATCGATTTCCCGGTCTATGTCATCTTCACCAAGGCGGACACCGTCGCCGGGTTCATGGAATTCTTCGGCTCCTATCCGGAAAGCCGGCGCAATCTTGTCTGGGGCGCGACGTTCCAGACCCGCGAGAAGACCAAGAACATGGTCGCCGAGGCGCCCGCCGAGTTCGACCTCCTCGTTGAGCGTCTCAACGAGGAGATGGCGGACCGGCTGCAGGAAGAACCGGACCCGCGTGCCCGGTTGATGCTCTACGGCTTTCCGACCCAGGTCGCGGCCCTCAGGAGCCGGATCACCGGCTTTCTGAACGCGGTCTTCGAGCCGAGCCGCTATTATCCCAACGCCGTCCTGCGCGGCTTCTATTTCACCTCCGGCACGCAGACCGGAACCGCCATCGACCGGGTGATCGGCTCCATGAGCCAGGCCTTCGGCACCGCCTATCAGGCGGCCGCGCTGTCAGGCCAGGGCAAGAGCTATTTCCTCAGGGACCTTTTGAACAAGGTGATCATAGGGGAAGCCGGTTGGGTCACGCACAACCGACAGGTCGTCAGGATGGCCACGGCCGCGCGCATGGGAGCCTATGCCGCCATTGCGCTCGTTGCCATTGGCCTCGGCAGTTTGTGGACGATCAGCTATCTCAACAACAGGGCCCTGATCGACGAAACGGCCAAAGCCGTCGCGGCTGTCAGCGCCGAGGGCGAGGGTGTCCTGGATCAGCGGATCGTACGCGATGACAGCCTGCGCGATGCAGCTTACATCCTGTCGCTGCTGAGGGGCTTGCCGGCCGGATATGACAGCCGCAACAACCCGACTCCGCTGACCGAGCAATTCGGTCTCAGCCAGCGCGAACGCCTGGAAGCCGCGGGTGTCACGTCCTATCGCAGCGGACTGGAGCGCCTGCTTCGACCGCGCCTGCTTCTCAGGATCGAGGAGCAGATGACAGACGTGCTTGACAACCGGACGGGACCGGGTGGCCAGGATATCGATACGCTGTACAATCTTGCCAAGCTCTACCGCATGGTTGCGGGTGACGCGCCGGAGATCGACAAGGATCAGATCAAGAATTCCTTCAGGGCGGACTTCCTGCAGAGCTTCCCCGGCCCACAGGGCGAAATTCTGCGCAACGAGCTGAACAATCACATCGAGGCGATGCTCGATCTCGACTTCGGCGGCAACGTGCTGACCAGTCAGCTCGACGGCGTTCTGGTTGCCGAGGTCCAGCGGGAGCTCGCCAGGGTCAGTGTCGCCGAACGGGGATACGCCCTTCTGAAATCCCGGTCGAAAGGTCTCGCGAGTGAAAACTGGATCGCGGAACAGCGGGGCGGTCCGGATATGGAGACTGTCTTCGAGACAGTGAACGGCGACACGCTCGACACCGTGACCGTCGACAAGTTCTTCACGTATTCGGGCTTCCACCTGTCCGTTCTACCCAATCTTGCCGGCATCCGGGAGGAGCTTGAGCGTGACAAATGGGTCTTTGGCGAGATTGCCGAAGCCGACGCGATCACGGATCAGTACCAGTCGCTGCCCTCGGAAATCCTTGAACTTTACACCCGCGATTTCATCGAGGCCTGGGAGGAGGCGCTCTCAAACCTCAAGTTCCGGTCCATGCGCGACGACAAGCCGCTTTACACGACATTGCAGGCGGTCTCCGCACCGACTTCGCCGGTCGTCCAGCTTCTGGAAAGCATTCGCCGCGAAACGCTCCTGACGCAGGATCTGACCAGCGACCAGCTGTCCGATTCAGTGTCCTCGGGCAACGCACAGGATGCGGGCTCGGATGCGGCCCAGAAGGTCTTCCAGCGCTATGTGCTGGATCTCGTCGGGCGGCCTGAAACGTATCGGTCTGGAGGCAGGTCTCAAGGCGCTGGCGCCGGACGGTCTTTCGGGAGCGCTCGGAAGCGCTGA
- the icmH gene encoding type IVB secretion system protein IcmH/DotU translates to MAENDDPFGVSKRKGKTIVRPNPGGRWSETQPGGAPQQPAYPPAPPHAAPGQAPQPSRPASAPDPWQSGSGSGQDPYAPTPAGYEYGQQEAPDLRRPPPAYQSAPPPQQAAPGPQASTPRGTGQLAQTPDINQIRVANRNPISRAAAPLLLLLGRLHLTMTAEQFDALMRDVYNSIKTFEKELRNAGITDDQIRSAAYALCATSDDIVQNLPTAGRHQWTQYSMLTQFFGQATGGVEFFQLLEKAKQDPGRNYGVLEVMHACLSLGFYGKYRAIQGGQQGLERERRDLHEILRRVRPRPGDDLSPHWRGLELSQKRTGFSVPIWSVAAVAGALLLGGYVTLMLLLSSGSEVIASRAAALYPTGPVELAREGYQPKPPPAPPQPDNAPIDQVTAQLAGLEGLEISQAGPAIMLRMRAQFDVAAATLRPEFQLLVEQVAQTLDEVGGEILVVGHTDSDPIRNNPRFPTNWHLSVERAKSVAGVMQSILREPDRVEVEGRGADEPIAPNTSREGKALNRRVEVFLKPASEGLVINN, encoded by the coding sequence ATGGCCGAAAATGACGATCCCTTTGGCGTCTCCAAGCGCAAGGGCAAAACGATCGTCCGGCCAAATCCGGGCGGCCGTTGGAGCGAAACGCAGCCTGGCGGAGCGCCGCAACAGCCTGCCTATCCTCCCGCGCCGCCCCATGCTGCGCCCGGACAGGCGCCCCAGCCATCGCGCCCGGCCAGCGCGCCGGATCCGTGGCAGAGCGGAAGCGGGTCGGGCCAAGACCCCTATGCTCCCACGCCGGCGGGATATGAGTACGGCCAGCAGGAGGCGCCGGACCTGCGAAGGCCGCCGCCTGCCTACCAGTCGGCGCCACCGCCACAGCAAGCGGCTCCGGGCCCCCAGGCGTCTACGCCTCGAGGGACGGGACAGCTGGCGCAGACGCCGGACATCAACCAGATCCGCGTGGCCAACCGGAATCCGATTTCCCGCGCGGCCGCCCCGCTCCTGCTGCTTCTGGGCCGGTTGCACCTGACGATGACCGCCGAGCAGTTCGATGCATTGATGCGGGACGTCTACAATTCCATCAAGACCTTCGAGAAGGAGCTGCGCAACGCCGGCATTACCGACGACCAGATCCGCTCGGCCGCCTATGCGCTTTGCGCCACATCCGACGATATCGTCCAGAACCTTCCCACGGCCGGCCGGCATCAGTGGACGCAGTATTCCATGCTGACCCAGTTCTTCGGACAGGCAACCGGCGGCGTCGAGTTTTTCCAGCTGCTGGAAAAGGCGAAGCAGGACCCCGGCCGGAACTATGGCGTTCTCGAAGTCATGCATGCCTGCCTGTCGCTCGGCTTCTACGGCAAGTACCGCGCCATCCAGGGCGGGCAGCAGGGGCTGGAGCGGGAGCGCCGGGACCTGCACGAGATCCTGAGGCGGGTTCGCCCGCGTCCGGGAGATGATCTTTCCCCGCATTGGCGCGGACTGGAGCTGTCTCAGAAGCGCACGGGCTTTTCCGTTCCCATCTGGTCCGTTGCCGCGGTTGCGGGCGCCTTGCTGCTTGGCGGCTACGTCACGCTGATGCTGCTGCTTTCAAGCGGCAGCGAGGTGATTGCCAGCCGTGCCGCGGCTCTTTACCCGACCGGACCGGTCGAATTGGCGCGCGAGGGGTATCAGCCGAAACCGCCCCCGGCACCGCCACAGCCGGACAACGCGCCCATCGACCAGGTCACCGCACAGCTGGCCGGGCTGGAAGGCCTGGAAATTTCGCAGGCTGGTCCCGCGATCATGTTGCGCATGCGCGCCCAGTTCGACGTCGCCGCGGCAACCCTGCGGCCGGAGTTCCAGCTTCTGGTGGAACAGGTTGCGCAGACGCTTGACGAGGTGGGCGGCGAGATCCTCGTGGTCGGCCACACGGACAGCGACCCGATCCGCAACAACCCGCGCTTCCCGACCAACTGGCACCTGTCGGTTGAAAGGGCGAAGTCGGTGGCCGGTGTCATGCAGTCGATCCTGCGCGAACCCGACCGGGTCGAGGTGGAAGGGCGCGGAGCGGATGAGCCGATCGCGCCAAACACGAGCCGGGAAGGCAAGGCGCTGAACCGCCGGGTGGAAGTCTTTCTGAAGCCGGCGTCCGAAGGGCTGGTGATTAACAACTAG
- the tssK gene encoding type VI secretion system baseplate subunit TssK, translating into MSWYSKVAWTEGLFLRPHHLQQSDRYLEHLLDERVRLASPYPWGFADFAIDKDVGQQCRFALRHGRGIFPDGTVFNFPADGTPPPAIDVPEDAAGQIVWLGIPETTVNAVEVANGRDDAATRYLQGRETIIDSTSSIRQEEEIDVAHPRLMYSIRSTPHPGHVCLPVARITEIKDRIVITDGTFAPPVLACHVHPVVTGWIDSVIGWVERKLSELARYAADTSAGGGLQNFDYLTLQLLNRTHPLLMHLRKSAYVHPERVYSEFLQLAGELATFATDERRARNYPVYDHDKLHDIFKPLLADIQAFLSAGYDRRAIRLPLEQLAPNAFKSTIVDRNLFSQASFVIEVAARRPLTEIQTEFPRLFKVGPFSQMRQIVYSNLPGIPLIHMPVPPAQIRALTDRVYFRLDKTTPLWREFSQDSAIGLQFSGNWPDLQLEFYAIREGR; encoded by the coding sequence ATGTCGTGGTATAGCAAGGTTGCATGGACCGAGGGCCTGTTTTTGCGGCCGCATCACCTCCAGCAAAGCGACCGCTATCTGGAGCACCTGCTGGATGAAAGGGTAAGGCTTGCCTCTCCCTATCCCTGGGGCTTTGCCGATTTCGCGATCGACAAGGATGTCGGTCAGCAATGCCGCTTCGCACTGCGCCACGGCCGCGGCATCTTTCCCGATGGCACCGTGTTCAACTTCCCCGCGGACGGCACGCCGCCTCCGGCGATCGACGTTCCGGAAGATGCTGCGGGCCAGATCGTCTGGCTGGGCATTCCCGAGACCACCGTCAATGCGGTTGAGGTGGCCAACGGGCGCGACGATGCGGCCACGCGCTATCTTCAGGGCCGCGAGACGATCATCGATTCGACCTCTTCGATCCGGCAGGAGGAGGAAATCGACGTCGCCCATCCGCGCCTCATGTACTCGATCCGCTCGACGCCGCATCCCGGGCATGTATGTCTGCCGGTTGCCCGCATCACGGAGATCAAGGACCGGATCGTCATCACGGACGGCACTTTCGCACCGCCGGTTCTGGCCTGCCATGTGCACCCGGTGGTGACCGGCTGGATCGACTCCGTCATCGGCTGGGTGGAGCGCAAGCTCAGTGAATTGGCGCGCTATGCGGCGGACACATCGGCCGGCGGCGGCCTGCAGAATTTCGATTACCTGACCTTGCAGTTGCTCAACCGCACCCATCCGCTGCTGATGCACCTGCGCAAATCCGCTTATGTGCATCCCGAACGGGTCTATTCGGAATTTCTGCAGCTGGCCGGCGAACTGGCGACCTTCGCGACCGATGAACGCCGGGCGCGGAACTATCCGGTGTACGACCACGACAAGCTGCACGACATCTTCAAACCCTTGTTGGCAGACATCCAGGCTTTCCTGTCCGCAGGCTACGACCGGCGGGCGATCCGGCTGCCGCTGGAGCAGCTTGCTCCGAACGCTTTCAAATCGACGATTGTCGATCGCAACCTGTTCTCCCAGGCCAGCTTCGTGATCGAAGTTGCCGCCCGCAGGCCGCTGACGGAGATCCAGACGGAGTTTCCGCGCCTCTTCAAGGTCGGGCCGTTCAGCCAGATGCGCCAGATCGTCTATTCCAACCTGCCGGGCATTCCTCTGATCCACATGCCTGTCCCGCCGGCACAGATCCGTGCCTTGACGGATCGCGTCTATTTCAGGCTCGACAAGACGACGCCGCTCTGGCGCGAGTTCAGCCAGGATTCGGCGATCGGTCTGCAGTTTTCCGGCAACTGGCCGGATCTGCAGCTTGAATTCTATGCTATCCGGGAGGGCCGCTGA
- the tagH gene encoding type VI secretion system-associated FHA domain protein TagH has product MRITLQIENVDRLETGGQVSYSCADRGFDIGRHEHLDWSLPDPHRVVSGKHCEVRFEGGQFVLYDISTNGTFLNGSPNRMDQAHVLRSGDRLMIGDYVISVALEAGESVGSGMGGLSSGAMSSSGSAPWQTPQPVAPATPEPSWPAAPPSQQQSPYPHHEPGGPWATPSSGMEGRHAPPSSAPGVGTPADDVWSQQGHGWGSADPSLYDPNAQYPDREAGRPSQADPMDHLAVQPDLERREEPAAPAYAPQDQGPASPFSQSSGEPGQEQPLFGMPDLGPSGEAAPGAEAPWAEAGPPVQEEKSPFPDASPPAQPAPSQPAPVQPTPAEPVQAASQPGPASPAEAPPSAASSGFAQETPPPPATQPDVAAQSPATSIDFIKAFAAGAGIPENVLADRDQEEFARELGTILQGITGDLMGLLQARSQVKAMTRNANRTLISRSGNNALKFSPTPQMALQTMLSQSAEANGYLPIDKAMRNAFKDIQKHHVWTYAAMQKAAARFDETLSPKAIEREGQGAKSTFGNQKAKNWDRLQERWTSLSGAYDDGLVGVFTQYFTESYEELTGEDPEMGSGAGNSGRID; this is encoded by the coding sequence ATGCGAATTACGCTGCAGATCGAGAATGTCGATCGGCTCGAGACCGGTGGCCAGGTATCTTATAGCTGTGCCGACCGCGGCTTCGATATCGGCCGGCATGAGCATCTCGACTGGAGCCTGCCCGATCCGCACCGGGTCGTGTCCGGCAAGCATTGCGAAGTGCGTTTTGAAGGCGGGCAGTTTGTCCTCTATGACATCTCCACCAACGGCACCTTCTTGAATGGCAGCCCCAACCGCATGGACCAGGCCCATGTGCTGCGGTCCGGCGACCGGCTGATGATCGGCGACTATGTCATCTCGGTCGCACTGGAGGCGGGAGAGAGTGTCGGGAGTGGAATGGGCGGGTTGTCCTCGGGGGCGATGTCTTCTTCCGGCAGCGCGCCATGGCAAACGCCGCAGCCGGTGGCCCCGGCCACACCCGAACCTTCGTGGCCTGCCGCCCCGCCGTCACAGCAACAATCACCTTATCCGCATCACGAACCGGGCGGTCCGTGGGCGACCCCGTCGTCGGGCATGGAAGGACGTCATGCGCCGCCCTCGTCGGCCCCGGGTGTCGGAACTCCGGCGGACGACGTCTGGAGCCAGCAAGGGCACGGCTGGGGAAGCGCCGATCCGTCTCTCTATGACCCGAATGCGCAATATCCCGACCGCGAAGCCGGCAGGCCGTCTCAGGCCGATCCGATGGACCACCTGGCGGTCCAGCCCGATCTGGAACGCCGGGAAGAACCGGCCGCGCCTGCCTACGCACCGCAGGACCAGGGGCCGGCATCGCCATTTTCACAATCATCGGGCGAGCCTGGACAGGAGCAACCGCTGTTTGGCATGCCTGATCTTGGACCGTCAGGGGAGGCGGCACCTGGCGCCGAAGCGCCCTGGGCGGAGGCCGGGCCACCGGTGCAGGAGGAAAAATCGCCGTTTCCCGATGCGTCACCACCAGCGCAACCGGCCCCATCGCAACCAGCCCCGGTGCAGCCCACACCTGCGGAGCCGGTTCAGGCCGCCAGCCAGCCCGGACCGGCGTCTCCGGCAGAAGCCCCGCCTTCCGCAGCGTCTTCCGGCTTCGCGCAGGAAACACCACCACCGCCCGCCACCCAGCCCGACGTCGCAGCTCAGTCACCGGCGACCAGCATCGATTTCATCAAGGCGTTTGCGGCGGGAGCAGGCATCCCGGAGAATGTTCTGGCTGATCGCGATCAGGAGGAATTTGCTCGTGAGCTCGGTACGATCCTCCAAGGTATCACAGGTGATCTGATGGGCCTCTTGCAGGCGCGCAGCCAGGTGAAGGCGATGACGCGCAATGCCAACCGGACATTGATCAGCCGGAGCGGCAACAACGCGCTGAAATTCTCGCCGACCCCGCAAATGGCTTTGCAGACGATGCTTTCGCAAAGCGCGGAAGCCAACGGCTATCTGCCGATCGACAAGGCCATGCGCAATGCGTTCAAGGACATCCAGAAGCATCACGTGTGGACCTATGCGGCGATGCAGAAGGCAGCCGCGCGATTTGATGAGACGCTTTCTCCGAAAGCGATAGAACGCGAAGGGCAGGGGGCAAAGAGCACGTTCGGCAACCAGAAGGCCAAAAACTGGGACCGGCTGCAGGAACGCTGGACTTCCCTGTCCGGGGCTTATGACGACGGGCTTGTCGGTGTTTTCACCCAATACTTTACCGAAAGCTACGAGGAATTGACCGGAGAAGATCCGGAGATGGGCTCCGGGGCCGGCAATTCCGGGCGCATTGATTGA
- a CDS encoding DUF6931 family protein, with amino-acid sequence MGSRIRFTKAKQVFETYPELSETVSEPSSDVTPEDYALELQDGDAPLTALAYFAHMLPKREAVWWGVKCVVGLQGARSETDRRILALSETWVREGDEDARAAVRAAAEAEKADSAAVWLGLAAGWSGGSLSPNPDYRVEMPDDLTAKAVNTAVVIALGNVEAGKRQEALKSCLSAGLSFAAGGAMPIVTVKGQAPALP; translated from the coding sequence ATGGGATCGCGTATCCGCTTTACCAAGGCCAAACAGGTTTTTGAAACCTATCCTGAACTGTCCGAGACGGTCAGCGAACCGTCCTCTGACGTCACGCCGGAAGACTATGCTCTGGAGCTTCAGGACGGCGATGCCCCGCTAACGGCGCTTGCCTATTTCGCTCATATGCTGCCCAAGCGCGAAGCGGTATGGTGGGGAGTGAAATGCGTTGTCGGCCTCCAGGGGGCCCGGAGCGAGACGGACCGCCGGATCCTGGCTCTCAGCGAAACCTGGGTGCGTGAAGGTGACGAAGATGCCCGTGCAGCGGTCCGCGCTGCCGCTGAAGCGGAAAAAGCCGACAGTGCGGCCGTTTGGCTCGGCCTGGCGGCCGGCTGGTCGGGTGGGTCGCTGTCGCCCAATCCGGATTACCGTGTGGAAATGCCGGACGATTTGACCGCGAAAGCGGTAAATACCGCGGTCGTGATTGCGCTCGGCAATGTGGAAGCAGGCAAACGGCAGGAAGCGCTGAAGTCGTGCCTGTCCGCTGGTCTGTCCTTCGCCGCAGGGGGCGCGATGCCCATTGTGACCGTGAAAGGGCAGGCTCCGGCCTTGCCGTAA
- a CDS encoding type VI secretion system Vgr family protein, producing the protein MSCCPCKPPAHHRTVQKRQRGASGEAYTGTYDVLSTDIPFRTPASTRKPRIPGPQTAKVVGQGEIDVDEYGQIMVEFHWDRDKTQSRRVRVAQVWSGKKWGGIYIPRVGQEVIVQFLEGDPDNPIVIGTVYNAENMPPYSLPGEKNKAGIKSDSTTGGGGYNEFVLDDTKGQEEIGVHAQKDMNTVIENDETLHVKNNRDTKIDVNRTEKVGKNVTEDIGMVWKVKAGTMIQFECGASKITMTPASIKIESTIIDVAATGTLSAKGTMTSVTGNAILTLKGGLVLIN; encoded by the coding sequence ATATCTTGTTGTCCGTGCAAGCCACCGGCTCATCACCGAACAGTACAGAAGCGGCAGCGCGGGGCCTCAGGGGAGGCCTATACCGGAACCTATGATGTACTGTCGACCGACATTCCCTTCAGGACGCCGGCATCGACCCGCAAGCCCCGCATTCCGGGCCCTCAGACTGCAAAGGTGGTCGGGCAAGGCGAAATCGATGTGGACGAGTACGGTCAGATCATGGTCGAATTCCACTGGGACCGTGACAAGACCCAATCCAGGCGCGTGCGTGTGGCTCAGGTGTGGTCTGGCAAAAAATGGGGCGGTATCTACATCCCGCGCGTCGGTCAGGAAGTGATCGTCCAGTTCCTGGAAGGAGATCCGGACAATCCAATTGTTATCGGAACCGTGTATAATGCGGAAAACATGCCGCCCTACAGCTTGCCGGGTGAGAAAAACAAGGCTGGGATAAAGTCCGACTCCACGACGGGCGGCGGCGGCTACAACGAGTTTGTTCTGGACGATACAAAAGGCCAGGAAGAAATCGGCGTACACGCTCAAAAGGACATGAATACGGTTATCGAAAACGACGAGACGCTGCATGTCAAAAACAACCGTGATACCAAGATCGACGTGAACCGCACCGAAAAGGTCGGCAAGAACGTGACCGAAGACATCGGCATGGTCTGGAAGGTGAAGGCCGGCACGATGATCCAATTCGAATGTGGTGCCAGCAAGATCACCATGACACCGGCTTCCATCAAGATCGAGTCGACGATTATCGATGTTGCGGCAACGGGTACACTATCCGCCAAGGGCACCATGACCAGTGTCACCGGCAATGCGATATTGACGCTGAAAGGCGGCCTCGTACTGATCAATTGA
- a CDS encoding OmpA family protein, producing MTSQTILFDRTKSRHFAPARLLMAAALSLSLTGISAGYQAASAQDATYSADEVSKHFKQLKTRSLKTTGATRALCIGTRDECNPEAASGSDGQVGVKTEKTADTLVVDPETKAIDEGFDLLVSFEYASARLSPTAKANLQEFAKGIDVPDLEGATFVIEGHTDGVGSATYNQRLSEDRAKAVTEYLVSLGVGRDRLKTVGYGKTRPMVADINDPANRRVESKLVFE from the coding sequence GTGACCTCACAGACCATCCTATTTGACCGGACCAAATCCCGTCATTTCGCGCCTGCCCGCCTTCTGATGGCGGCAGCACTTTCGCTTTCGCTTACCGGCATCAGCGCCGGCTATCAGGCAGCATCGGCACAGGATGCCACCTATTCGGCCGACGAAGTCAGCAAGCATTTCAAACAGCTGAAGACCCGCTCCCTGAAAACCACAGGCGCAACCCGGGCACTGTGCATCGGCACAAGGGACGAATGCAATCCCGAAGCGGCCAGTGGCAGCGACGGCCAGGTGGGCGTCAAAACCGAGAAGACCGCGGATACGCTGGTGGTCGATCCGGAAACCAAGGCAATCGATGAAGGTTTCGACCTGCTGGTCTCCTTCGAATATGCTTCCGCCCGCCTCAGCCCGACAGCCAAGGCCAACCTGCAGGAATTTGCAAAGGGCATCGACGTGCCGGACCTTGAAGGCGCCACCTTCGTCATCGAGGGACACACAGACGGCGTCGGATCGGCGACCTATAACCAGCGCCTTTCGGAAGACCGGGCCAAGGCCGTGACCGAGTATCTCGTGTCGCTCGGCGTCGGCCGGGACCGCCTGAAGACCGTCGGCTACGGCAAAACCAGACCGATGGTCGCCGACATAAACGATCCGGCTAACCGCCGCGTGGAAAGCAAGCTGGTTTTCGAATAA
- a CDS encoding ImpA family type VI secretion system protein, translating into MARRCRPAEAAGLIFTIRNPPSPRSWISCEELLPERFSEFDRTEVDFTDLFKQMDGFLKQSRDLRLLVLLAQLGLLNGQLHIFANSVRIIRRLLENHWNEVHPADADFGHMERVGALESLNNRPTVILPLEAAPLFKTRRSGPISYRAIQIAAGEATARPDEHTISLGAIEAALTSGELEPELINEILTDLAELPDELQEISRICSEKLKENGAKAAPPNYEVLTTLVRDMGRELNIRLGRLTDEAEGAVPEEGGAEEGADASANGAASQSDIKNSAQAKLILDAVEDYFATREPSHPALFLVREARGLVGKSYLDALKILMPSRFDDVSLILGTSGLQLSNNRLVDLNEGTDPELGDIDGFAVMVIENRSDAMKGIAAVKGYYSANEPTSPIPLLLEEAQNMSSGSFTGLLNLFLRPEDD; encoded by the coding sequence ATGGCACGGAGGTGTCGCCCGGCGGAGGCTGCGGGCCTGATCTTTACGATACGGAACCCGCCTTCGCCGCGCTCATGGATCTCGTGCGAGGAACTGCTGCCGGAGCGTTTCAGCGAGTTTGACCGGACCGAAGTCGATTTCACCGATCTGTTCAAGCAGATGGACGGTTTCCTGAAGCAGTCGAGAGACCTGAGACTGCTCGTGCTTCTCGCCCAGCTCGGCCTTCTGAACGGCCAGCTTCATATATTTGCAAATTCTGTACGAATCATCCGCAGGCTCCTGGAGAACCACTGGAACGAGGTTCATCCGGCCGATGCCGATTTCGGCCATATGGAACGCGTCGGCGCCCTCGAATCACTCAACAACCGTCCAACCGTCATCCTGCCGCTTGAAGCTGCACCGCTGTTCAAAACGCGCAGAAGCGGCCCCATAAGCTACCGCGCAATCCAGATCGCCGCGGGCGAAGCCACGGCGCGCCCGGACGAGCACACGATTTCCCTGGGCGCCATCGAAGCTGCGCTGACATCCGGCGAGCTGGAGCCGGAACTCATCAACGAAATCCTGACGGACCTCGCCGAGCTGCCCGACGAACTGCAGGAAATTTCCCGCATTTGCAGCGAGAAGCTGAAGGAAAACGGCGCCAAGGCCGCTCCGCCGAACTATGAAGTGCTCACGACGCTCGTCAGGGATATGGGCAGAGAACTGAATATCCGTCTCGGGCGCCTCACCGACGAAGCGGAAGGAGCGGTCCCCGAAGAGGGCGGCGCAGAGGAAGGCGCCGATGCCTCTGCCAATGGAGCCGCTTCGCAATCCGACATCAAGAATTCGGCTCAGGCGAAACTTATTCTGGATGCCGTCGAAGATTATTTCGCCACCCGCGAACCGTCGCACCCGGCCCTGTTTCTCGTGCGTGAAGCGCGTGGCCTCGTCGGAAAATCTTACCTGGACGCCTTGAAGATCCTCATGCCAAGCAGATTCGACGACGTGTCGCTGATCCTTGGCACGAGCGGACTGCAACTGTCCAACAACAGGCTCGTCGATCTCAATGAAGGCACCGACCCCGAGCTTGGTGATATCGATGGCTTTGCGGTTATGGTGATTGAGAACCGGAGCGACGCCATGAAGGGAATCGCCGCAGTCAAGGGCTACTATTCCGCCAATGAGCCGACCAGCCCGATACCTCTTCTGCTGGAAGAAGCTCAGAATATGAGTTCAGGTTCCTTCACGGGGCTGCTCAACCTTTTCCTGCGCCCCGAAGATGATTGA